CCGGCGATTAAGGGAGCGGGGGTCGTTGAGACGGCTTCTATAAGGAATATTATGCCGAAGCCAGTGCCCCTCCTCTCCTCTGGGATGGAGTCCATGACCATGGCGTTTAGGGCGGGGATGTATATCCTGCACAGGCTTCCGACAACTGCTCCAATGAGGATGAAGTGCCAGCTTGGAGCCAATGCATAGAGGAGCCATGCGAAGGCCGCTGTGAAGGTCATCGTCACAATGAGCCGCCGCCTTCCTATCTTGTCCGCAAGGTATCCTCCAGGAAACTGGACTAGGGCTTGGGAGGCGGTGGAGGCTGCTCCAATAAGGCCTAGCGTGGCAGCTGTTCCCCCGAGAGCCTGAACATATAAGGGATAATAGGTTCCAGGGAGCTCCCTTGCGAAATCAAGGATAATCCAGCTCACTATCAGAACTAGGAAGTTTCCCCTAATGAAAGAGAAGTCAGAGGCGATGCGGGTTAAAAACCCCCTTCCTCGTTTTTCATATTCATCAACATCTTTTGAAGACAAGGCCCATCTCGACCTCTCTCTCTTTAAAAGCTTGCTGAAACCTCCTCATCCTAACTTGGCCCGGTTTGGACTAGAATCATCTAGGGTTTAGTTCCAGCTCCGATGGATTCAGCCATATCATTCTCCCCCCTCATTTATCTGATATACCAGCTGGCTCGCCATCCTGTATGCTATCCTCCCAGGTATGGTTATCAGATAACGCCCCCTCTCCTTCTCCTGCACCACAAGCCCGGCCGCTTTTAGGACATCTAGGTGGCTTGAGATGGTTCCAGCACTCATCCCAGGGAAAAGTTCAAGGAGTTCCCCGAGGTATCGGCCTCCACCTGTAAGCTCTTCTAGTATCCTGATCCTATGTTCGTTTCCGAGGGCGCTCATCACCTCAGCCGCCCTCTTGGGATCGGCCCTGAAGGGTCTCTCACTTCTATCCCTCTTTGATACAAATATTCCCTTGGGTCCAATGAATATGGACCTGTCAAGCTCCCC
This is a stretch of genomic DNA from Candidatus Bathyarchaeota archaeon. It encodes these proteins:
- a CDS encoding winged helix-turn-helix transcriptional regulator, yielding MNSEEGDEIRKLREEIEELKRELKEVAGRLREGEARPPEEGRRGPRSELGEAISEYVSSIVENVIAGIKGELDRSIFIGPKGIFVSKRDRSERPFRADPKRAAEVMSALGNEHRIRILEELTGGGRYLGELLELFPGMSAGTISSHLDVLKAAGLVVQEKERGRYLITIPGRIAYRMASQLVYQINEGGE